In Fodinibius saliphilus, a genomic segment contains:
- a CDS encoding ribonucleoside-diphosphate reductase subunit alpha, translated as MKRTVIKRDGTEQPFRTQKIINAIFNIIQGLEVEDDYELVFLIMKELDLKVPERVTTEELDRLVLKAIEQLIPKHPVYDTLATRQLLKIINKDIDRRLDGFRAYLDQAFEQNLLDDRLKEFDLDLLANTLDFERDGLLGYFGLTTLNDRYLMTNRDDQTIEKPQWFFMRVAMGIGNSNEEIVKMYNKLSNLEYLHSTPTLFNSGTTTSQYSSCYVSVIDDSLDSIMDKARETAFLAKYAGGVGTDVSRIRATGSNIKSLNAPSSGAIPFIKIFDTLVNSIQQGGRRRSSQVISMQPWHLDIDGFLDLRETTGNAYFRTPSLNTSIWMPDEMMRRIREDEPIYLFDPGECPELVEAMGDDFKKKYEKRIEQAEAGGLTQYDKRDSKNFFKKYLFKLAKTGHPWLIFKDEHNRHNPCPQYSAINSSNLCTEISIPNRPDSTAVCTLASVNLSKHVKDDHSDVDWDKLEDTLETMTRGLDNILDKNFYPSEEAKKNTMDLRPLGIGLMGFAEALLDLGIPYDSEEAVLLARKLGSFMREVTYRTSQELAEERGAFAHYEEVKEKGNAYDYKPRRNAVLLAIAPTASISIISGTTSSIDSYFSNLYSRDTLSGKNIVINQQLIEDLEEKERWNDDMAQKIKANNGSVQLIAELDGVIDKDLYKTAYEIHPKRQIDIAAAFQKSIDQSVSKSLYIDERYRDDMEEIYLYAWEEKLKSTYYCFIDKVVKGEKYTEEVNKRGSRKGFGAATANNGSTPKNKEKPEDMDTKKLEAKARKKFGDEVVEKALNADTDSCPTDPMLRKICPSCE; from the coding sequence ATGAAACGTACCGTCATAAAGCGTGATGGAACAGAACAACCATTTCGCACTCAAAAAATCATTAATGCCATCTTTAACATCATACAGGGACTGGAGGTAGAGGACGATTATGAGCTGGTCTTCCTGATCATGAAAGAGCTGGATCTAAAAGTCCCTGAACGAGTCACCACCGAAGAACTCGACCGGCTGGTCTTGAAGGCCATCGAGCAGCTTATTCCCAAGCACCCAGTGTATGATACACTGGCCACGCGACAACTGCTCAAAATCATCAATAAGGATATAGACCGGCGGCTGGATGGGTTCCGAGCCTACCTTGACCAGGCATTTGAACAGAATCTGCTGGATGACCGACTTAAAGAATTTGACCTCGACCTGCTCGCAAATACACTCGATTTCGAACGTGATGGTCTGCTCGGCTACTTCGGACTTACCACCCTTAACGATCGTTACCTGATGACAAACCGGGACGATCAGACTATCGAAAAGCCGCAGTGGTTTTTTATGCGAGTAGCTATGGGGATCGGTAACTCCAACGAGGAGATCGTGAAGATGTACAATAAGCTCTCCAACCTGGAATACCTGCACTCCACGCCTACCCTCTTTAATTCCGGGACAACGACCTCACAATATTCTTCGTGCTATGTCAGTGTGATTGATGATTCACTGGATTCCATTATGGATAAAGCCCGCGAGACTGCTTTCTTAGCCAAATATGCCGGCGGCGTAGGTACCGATGTGAGCCGTATCCGGGCCACAGGTTCTAATATAAAATCCTTGAATGCCCCATCATCGGGAGCCATCCCCTTTATCAAAATATTTGACACGCTGGTCAATTCTATACAGCAGGGCGGCCGTCGCCGGAGCTCGCAGGTTATCTCAATGCAGCCGTGGCACCTCGATATTGACGGGTTCTTGGATCTGCGCGAAACCACCGGAAACGCCTATTTCAGAACGCCCTCTCTTAATACTAGCATCTGGATGCCCGACGAAATGATGCGCCGAATCCGGGAAGATGAACCTATTTATCTGTTTGATCCCGGCGAATGCCCGGAACTTGTGGAAGCTATGGGCGACGATTTCAAGAAGAAATATGAGAAGCGCATTGAGCAAGCAGAAGCAGGTGGGTTAACCCAGTACGACAAACGCGACAGTAAGAACTTTTTCAAAAAATACCTGTTTAAGCTGGCCAAAACCGGACACCCGTGGCTTATATTCAAAGATGAGCACAACCGCCACAATCCATGTCCGCAGTACAGCGCTATCAACAGTTCTAACCTGTGTACCGAGATCTCTATCCCCAATCGACCGGATTCTACCGCCGTATGTACGCTAGCCTCTGTAAACCTTTCCAAACATGTAAAAGATGATCACAGCGATGTCGACTGGGATAAGCTCGAAGATACGCTGGAAACCATGACCCGCGGACTCGACAATATTCTGGACAAAAATTTCTACCCCTCCGAAGAAGCCAAAAAGAACACTATGGACCTACGTCCGCTGGGGATCGGCCTGATGGGCTTTGCTGAGGCACTGTTAGATCTCGGTATCCCCTATGACTCGGAAGAAGCAGTACTACTGGCTCGAAAATTAGGCTCATTTATGCGGGAGGTTACCTATCGTACCTCCCAAGAGTTGGCCGAAGAGCGAGGAGCTTTTGCGCACTACGAAGAAGTAAAAGAAAAGGGCAATGCCTACGATTACAAACCGCGCCGAAATGCCGTGCTACTTGCCATTGCCCCTACCGCTTCGATCTCTATCATCTCGGGTACCACTTCATCTATCGACAGCTATTTTAGCAATCTCTACTCCCGTGATACCCTTTCCGGCAAAAACATTGTCATCAATCAACAGCTCATTGAAGACCTGGAAGAAAAAGAGCGATGGAATGACGATATGGCTCAAAAGATCAAGGCCAATAACGGATCGGTACAACTTATCGCAGAGCTGGATGGTGTTATCGATAAAGACCTGTACAAAACAGCCTATGAGATACACCCCAAACGGCAGATTGATATTGCAGCGGCCTTCCAAAAGTCTATTGATCAGTCGGTATCAAAATCTCTTTATATCGATGAACGGTACCGCGACGATATGGAAGAGATCTACCTCTATGCCTGGGAGGAAAAGCTGAAATCTACCTACTACTGCTTTATAGACAAGGTAGTGAAGGGCGAAAAGTATACCGAGGAAGTTAACAAGCGGGGTTCTCGCAAAGGGTTCGGTGCTGCTACCGCTAATAATGGTTCAACGCCCAAGAACAAAGAAAAGCCCGAGGATATGGACACCAAAAAACTGGAAGCTAAAGCCCGGAAAAAGTTCGGCGATGAAGTTGTGGAAAAAGCACTCAATGCTGATACCGACTCCTGCCCTACCGATCCAATGCTCAGGAAAATCTGTCCAAGCTGTGAATAA
- the surE gene encoding 5'/3'-nucleotidase SurE gives MSKSDKKPVILVCNDDGIFSPGIKALAEVADEFGDVEIIAPDRQQSAVGHAVTVNTPLRSRSFQLDGRFTGQAVTGTPADSVKLGHDQLMKRKPDLVVSGINHGSNAGVNILYSGTVSAATEGTILGYPSIAVSCTDFDEEADLSGAKDAARKVIGYVLSEGLPKGVTMNLNVPAGPLKGIKWARQANSRYVEEFEGRVDPNDRDYYWLTGRLQLLDEGEDLDVNVLEKGYASLTPIQYDMTAYSLLKDIEDIEL, from the coding sequence ATGAGTAAATCTGACAAGAAGCCGGTAATTCTAGTTTGTAATGATGACGGAATCTTTTCTCCTGGTATTAAAGCCTTGGCCGAGGTGGCTGATGAATTCGGGGATGTAGAAATTATTGCGCCTGACCGGCAGCAAAGCGCAGTAGGGCATGCTGTTACGGTAAATACCCCGCTTCGTTCGCGATCTTTTCAACTTGATGGGCGCTTTACGGGACAGGCGGTCACCGGAACTCCAGCAGATTCTGTAAAACTGGGACACGATCAGTTAATGAAGCGAAAGCCTGATTTAGTAGTAAGCGGTATTAATCACGGAAGTAATGCAGGGGTTAATATCCTCTATTCAGGAACGGTGAGTGCTGCTACAGAAGGAACTATCCTAGGATATCCCTCTATTGCTGTAAGCTGCACCGATTTTGATGAAGAAGCCGATCTCTCCGGAGCTAAAGATGCGGCACGTAAAGTGATCGGGTATGTACTGAGTGAAGGGCTTCCCAAAGGAGTAACAATGAACTTGAATGTTCCTGCCGGTCCATTAAAAGGCATCAAATGGGCACGACAAGCAAACAGTCGTTATGTTGAAGAGTTCGAGGGACGTGTAGATCCCAATGACCGAGATTATTACTGGCTGACCGGGCGACTACAGCTGCTAGACGAAGGTGAGGATTTAGATGTAAACGTACTTGAAAAAGGATATGCTTCGTTGACGCCCATCCAATATGATATGACAGCATATTCGTTGCTCAAAGATATTGAAGATATCGAGCTATAG
- the panB gene encoding 3-methyl-2-oxobutanoate hydroxymethyltransferase — MSTEKSSNRPKKVTTQTVVEMKEQGEKISMLTAYDFTMARIIDQAGIEVILVGDSASNVMAGHETTVPMTMEQMIYHTSCVVRGADKALVIADLPFMSYQVTANEALTNAGRMMKEAGAHGVKLEGGEVVADTVEKIVNAGIPVMGHLGLTPQSIYKFGTYKVRATENAEADQLMEDAKRLEEAGCFSLVLEKIPATLAAKVTEAISIPTIGIGAGDQCDGQVLVTHDMLGLNKEFNPSFLRRYADMHSSMTDAVQQYITDIKSGDFPNDNEQYD; from the coding sequence ATGAGTACTGAAAAGTCTTCGAACAGGCCCAAAAAAGTAACGACCCAAACGGTCGTAGAGATGAAAGAACAGGGCGAAAAGATAAGTATGCTCACGGCCTACGATTTTACGATGGCTCGTATTATTGATCAGGCAGGTATTGAGGTGATTTTAGTAGGTGATTCTGCCAGCAATGTGATGGCCGGACATGAAACGACTGTGCCAATGACAATGGAGCAGATGATTTACCATACTTCATGCGTAGTCAGGGGGGCAGATAAAGCCTTGGTTATTGCAGACCTGCCTTTTATGAGTTACCAGGTAACGGCTAATGAAGCCCTAACTAATGCCGGGCGTATGATGAAAGAAGCAGGTGCCCATGGTGTTAAACTCGAAGGCGGAGAGGTTGTAGCTGATACTGTTGAAAAAATTGTAAATGCCGGTATTCCTGTTATGGGACATTTGGGACTTACGCCTCAAAGCATTTATAAATTCGGCACGTATAAGGTGCGTGCGACAGAAAATGCTGAGGCGGATCAGCTTATGGAGGATGCCAAGAGGTTAGAAGAGGCCGGTTGTTTTTCTCTGGTTTTGGAAAAAATTCCGGCAACCCTTGCTGCAAAAGTTACTGAGGCTATTTCTATTCCTACGATTGGGATTGGTGCCGGTGATCAGTGCGACGGACAGGTATTGGTAACACACGATATGCTAGGATTAAATAAGGAATTCAATCCTAGTTTTTTACGCCGCTATGCAGATATGCATTCTTCAATGACAGATGCAGTGCAACAGTATATCACGGATATTAAATCCGGTGATTTTCCAAATGATAATGAGCAATACGATTAA
- the fabZ gene encoding 3-hydroxyacyl-ACP dehydratase FabZ produces MDKLKIADIKKLIPHRYPFLLVDRVLEVEEGRILSLKNLSVNEEFFNGHFPDRPMMPGVLQVEAMAQSGCLMMMHSHIEDPDESLMVFTGINKAKFRKSVVPGDQLIMEVKLVNQRRNFINMEGTATVDDKVVCELEASAAIVPKEEE; encoded by the coding sequence ATGGATAAGCTGAAAATTGCCGATATAAAAAAATTAATTCCCCACCGTTATCCCTTTTTACTAGTAGATCGTGTGTTGGAAGTTGAAGAGGGACGAATTTTATCATTAAAAAACCTGAGTGTAAACGAAGAGTTCTTTAACGGCCATTTCCCCGATCGTCCAATGATGCCAGGGGTGCTACAGGTAGAAGCGATGGCTCAGAGTGGATGCCTTATGATGATGCATTCGCACATCGAAGACCCTGATGAGTCATTAATGGTATTTACCGGCATTAACAAAGCAAAGTTTCGTAAGTCAGTAGTTCCCGGTGATCAGCTTATCATGGAAGTAAAATTGGTTAACCAGCGTCGTAACTTTATTAATATGGAAGGCACGGCAACGGTAGATGATAAAGTTGTTTGTGAACTGGAAGCTTCTGCAGCGATTGTACCTAAAGAAGAGGAATGA